AAGCTTAGTTGCAACAATTTCATGGCAAGGCGAATATTCCTGCAAACAACAACACGGTCTTATATGCTTTCAATTTGATAATCTTTTGGATCAATTAAAGTGCCAATTGTCACTTACCTCTAGCTTCTTAACAAGATCCTTAGCGGTAGGTGCAGAAATTATAATCTGGCGTGCAGTTGGACTGATGAACCCTTCTTCAACGGCTTTATCAATGAAAGAGAGCAAAGAGTTGTAGTATCCATCAACATTGAGCAAACCCACCTGCAGGAAAGACAATGATAATTAgcttttaatgacttttttgggtttaaaattGTTCACTAAAGTCTGAATCTTTAGAATGATCGTAGTGATGGGTCTTTACCGGTTTGTTATGTATACCAAGCTGAGCCCATGTTATGACCTCCAAAAGCTCTTCAAGTGTTCCATATCCACCTGCAATTTTTTAAGCAGAAGACATTATAATCcgtaaacattattattattcaacGGTCAATTCACCAAAATATGCTTCATCTGCAGAAATTGTCCTCTGActctatttagtatttacatatggacatgattacaaaaaaaaaaagcagggTCGATTGAAGAACAAGACTTCCTTAGATGGGCAAAACATGCTTTTTTCTGAAACTGTTTCAGGCTTTTGTCTTTTAACATGAAACaggtaagaaaaaataaaactttggtCACAGTTACACTATACACAAGCTAAATAGAGAAGTAGCTCCCAAGTAAAAGGCAAAGAGTAAAAAGGAAACAGAGATTGGTCTAATTTTCAGTGCGAGATGTGGATGGGTCAAGGCATCTGTGGTTATTGTATTCAATATTCTGTCCttattaaaacccaaaaatcattAATTAGAAAGCAAacgaatatacttttaaaattttaaacttgaaACAGTTGCTTTCACACTACAGCTTGAGTTtgaccaagaaacaaaacatgtttttaccagtattttcttcttccatcttctttagCAAAATCAGTCAAAAGAGTTAAACCCTTTTCGGTGCTATTTTTTAATCACTTTTGCTTAGATTTTCCACAGTTTTAGGATTTAAAAAGCCTAAATATGATGCTAATTAGATTCTTAAACAATGCTGTCACTAGACTTGAccagttttttttatcttacatAATCATTACTTGTTTAGAGAACTGAACTTGTTGTAAGAGAAACGTAcatagagagaaaacaaaagtagcAATAAAACAGATGGGACTTTGAACACAATTTCAAGACtaacaaaaaagattttgagaaaTCAATACTACTAACCTGGTAAAGCAATAAAAGCATCAGAGTGTCTAGCCATCTCTGCTTTTCTTTGATGCATATCTGCAACTGCTCTTACTTCTCCTACTGTTTCACCGGTCAACtgccaaaataaaaaagagcatccaaaattaaactaataatcttgaaactttaaactttaaactaaattaaaaggaacacaaaaaaaagcagCTTTAGACTGTTCTATGACCAGAAGCAATGACGGCATTGTAAGCAAATTGGCTTATTTTAAAACTCACTTTAGTTAAGAAGCActtcatcttatttttttcttaactgaaactgttttttttttttttgattcaaagCAAACTTAAAAAGTTCAAACTTTCTTCCTCAGGGGTTATAGCAAGCGTACCTCTTTAGGCATCAGTGTCTTTGGGATAACTCTGTGGtgaaatgacaagaaagatGAGCAAAAAGAGTCTTATTAGGATGTTTTGATCGATCTTAATTGTATATTATCCTGAAAAAAGTATCTGTTTAAGTGATTAGAAGAAGAATTTACCCAATAACATGACGACCACCATCATGAACAGCTTGTGAAACCAAACCCATCAGACCTATGCTTCCACCTCCATAGACTAGATCAATGTTCCTTAGAACctgtaaaagcaaaaaaaaacagagaaacttaAAACCATTTTTCTCATTACAGATCATTTGAGACATAAGGAAGTAAAATCAAAAGATACTCTCTATTCGTATTATCAAACTTGGAGACAAAACATTCTCATGCGATATATATAAATGTGGGCTCCAAAATCATAAAAGATGAGATACGTTAAAAAAGAATCCTTTTTTGAGTTATCAAAGAAGCACAAATTCATCACCAATATACCTTTGAAGGTTTATCACATATTTAAGAACGTTTTCAAAgtagagaaaacagaggaaacactctgcattttttcataaaaaaaaaaacacacacacacacacacaaacatattCACAAACATCTGGTGAACATAATAAACAGTAAAAACTCAAAGAACAGAGTAGAGAAGCACACAGAGAGAAATAACAACAAGATGTATGTAATCATTACCAGTTCGTTGCCGAGATCAACAGCAGCATCTTGGTAACTACTCTTCTTGCCTTGGCTGCTTCCACAGAACACACAGATTCTTCCAAACTTTGACTTTTGTATGGTTTCAGTGTTGACCTCCATTGGTTACGATAATTAAGCTCaaacttattaaaaaacaaaaaaaatcgaaactttttcTGCtctaatgaaagaaaaaataaaacagttttGGGGTTTGTTAATGAAATCTCTCGCTTGGGTTTTGCTTCCTTACAGAACATAAGCGACGACAGGTACAAATCGTACAAGtgtcaaagaagatgaagaagaagggaaacAACTCGAAACTTTAGAGAGTTGTGGTGTTATTATTTTTGTGCCTACTAAAGCTTTCAAGTTTTCAAGTTGTGGGATTGTTATTATACTACAACTACTACGAGTTATTAGAACAGATTGCGTTTTCTCGTCACGCTCTTCATTATTTTTATGGGGGTGTGAAAgagttttttgttcttttatattTGGGATTATTTTCACACATGAGAGATTGAAGCACGCGCGTCGCAGCCACCCGTTCATGTTGGCACGCGTGGACCActtctttgtgttttctttttgttttggccAAAGTTCACTTATTATCTATAAAGTACAAAGGAGGgattttctggaaaaaaaaaacaaattccataTCATGCCCCTAAGGACAAaagcaagaaagaagaaagaaaaaaaaaattaagaacaaataGGTAATGTGAAGTATAAAAGGACCCGGATCCCAACTGTTTATCTACTACTCTAGTCAGATCATGTACATATTGTAAGTGTATCCAAACAGCTTCTACATCAATGTGAGTAAAAgtacaatgaaaaataagaGATCATATGTTACAGACATTAACTATCTACCTAATTCATACTACCTACCATATCAACTCTCTTCGACATTTAAACCCCAAGATAAACAGAAATTTGGAAAATACTGTTTACATGATGAACTAATCAATCTAATAATGATTACAATAAAATCCCAAATCAAGAATATAAATAACGTGAAACTTACTCCAttccaaaactaacaaaattattcTCTATCATCTCCATAATTTCTTATTCACcatttaaaacgttttaaaaagATTGCAATGATATCCCTAAACATCCTCTATAATAACATATCAAAccgaaataaaatcattttcttttcaaagcAAAGAAAATCTTACCAAAACGAGAAAACATCAACTGAAAATCGAAACAGATTACATAGAATATTCTAGGATGTTTCAATTAACAACTAAGAAGATTGTGTTGTTTCTATCATCGCAACGAATCACCTCCATTACTACTATAAAAACCATCCAAAACGTCATACACGACCAAACACATCTTCCATGCTGTTTTGAAGGGCTTAATATCGGACAGAAGAGTGATTCCATCATTGGCGGCCATCTATACTATCAAGGTAAACTTTCAAAGCTATTATTAGGTTAAAATCGTCCACACGTCGAAGCAATATACAACTTACACTATAGAGACAATTGAGATGATATTACTGCGGTAAGTTTAACTATCTTCCTCTTATCGGTTTTGACTCTGACATTAATAGTGAAACTTTTTCCTGCTAGGGTTCTCTCATTCATGCCTATAGATATCAGCTCCATTCTTAAGGTAAGTTTGTAAGATATACCTGAGTTTACAAGAATTTTACAAGCATATCAGGGAAGATCTCCAAAAGTGAGGAAACTGCAAAACCAACAATCGACACATTCATTCAACGCTTCCCCGGTGGGGTAAAGTGGTAAGGAtctttttttactctttatGTAAGACATTTTAAATcatgtttatatgtttataataaatctctttttttaattttagaacaATAGATCTCATTGAAATTGTTGAAAACTTTGATTCATTTATCTTAAACGTGAAGATTTTCATAACCGGCTGATACATCCAAACCAAGCTTCTCCATTTCGAGAAGCCATATATTGCAAAATTTGGAGAGAGCATAAACGATTTGAAAACATAATTGTAAGTATCAAACTTTTAAACTAATACTCAGATCTTAGTTTATACGTAGCAAAATTCTTATTCtaatttttgtgattggttTGTAGGCTGAAAAACTATGATTCAGTGAAAATAACATGCACAGTTTTGAGAGATCTTATGGAGATTGGAAAGATCTCGAGAAATTCATGCAAGTTAATATATGAAGGCAGCACCACAGGCCTACAAGATGAGCTTTCTGAACATGACTTCTATAACCTGATGTCCATCTATTGATCTATATTGAAAAAAGAATGCACTCAATAAATCTCTCATGAGAAGACTAAATATGAAAAGACTAACGAGTGGAGACCataccattttaaaaactctCTTACGTGTGTATTTTATATTCTAACACAATCAAATATGATATCTTTATTGGTTTATCTTCctgtttttatattatcattttcattaaCAGAAAATAAGCAACTCTTATGTTTAATAAAACTGTTTTCTTTTCCAGTTCAACTAAAGGAACAAAGCTAAGCTATGATTATGGTTCTAAAGGAACAAAGCTAAGTTATGGTTCTCGGCATAATGAAGAATTCTTGGAGATGGTTTATGGTTATATAccttatatatttcatataatctATTACTATTTAGGcatttaaataatttactaCTTACCTAtattatttctcaaattttcgAGAAAGTCATTTTCTCCTTCAATCCCTTGGATGTATTTATAGCCAAGTGTTTACTTCTTGAATCTGCAAAATGCAAGTTAATcaacacacaaaatataaatttcttaattttaatagctttaaagatattataggatagaaagagaaaataatagcCATTTGATTAGTTTGTGTCAGCTTTCACCATCTGTTTAACCTCCAATTGTTATTAATCAGTATCCATAAGTGTTTACCATTCATTGCGAGATTGGCGATTGCACCAGCGGCGCCTCTTCAGACAGTTTCATCTTCGTAACTTCTGAGAATCATTAACAACGTTGTAAGCCCACCTTAACTTTATTTGCCTCTGCTTATcgaatcaaaagaaaaataggggAACAATGAGAACTTATAGCAACAAAACATCTCAANCATGGAGATTGGAAAGTTCTCGAGAAATTCATGCAAGTGAATAGATGAAGGCAACACCACAAGCCTACAAGATGAGCTTTCTGAACATGACTTCTATAACCCGATGTGCATCTATTGATCTATATTGAAAAAAGAATGCACTCAATAAATCTCTCATGAGAAGACTAAATATGAAAAGACTAACGAGTGGAGACCataccattttaaaaactctCTTACGTGTGTATTTTATATTCTAACACAATCAAATATGATATCTTTATTGGTTTATCTTCctgtttttatattatcattttcattaaCAGAAAATAAGCAACTCTTATGTTTAATAAAACTGTTTTCTTTTCCAGTTCAACTAAAGGAACAAAGCTAAGCTATGATTATGGTTCTAAAGGAACAAAGCTAAGTTATGGTTCTCGGCATAATGAAGAATTCTTGGAGATGGTTTATGGTTATATAccttatatatttcatataatctATTATTGTTTAGGcatttaaataatttactaCTTACCTAtattatttctcaaattttcgAGAAAGTCATTTTCTCCTTCAATCCCTTGGATGTATTTATAGCCAAGTGTTTACTTCTTGAATCTGCAAAATGCAAAAGTACAGTAGCAATAATTATTGTTGTGAAGACGAAGTTTAAGAGTGAGTTTTTTTAGGTaattctcattaaaaaaaattcaaacaactATATGTCATACCAAGTTAATcaacacacaaaatataaatttcttaattttaatagctttaaagaaattataggatagaaagagaaaataatagcCATTTGATTAGTCTGTGTCAGCTTTCACCATCTGTTTAACCTCCAATTGTTATTAATCAGTATCCATAAGTGTTTACCATTCATTGCGAGATTGGCGATTGCACCAGCGGCGCCTCTTCAGACAGTTTCATCTTCGTAGCTTCTGAGAATCATTAACAACGTTGTAAGCCCACCTTAACTTTATTTGCCTCTGCTTATcgaatcaaaagaaaaataggggAACAATGAGAACTTATAGCAACAAAACATCTCAAGAGATGATCATATATGTATGTGAGTGAGAAAAAGTTACCTTTGGCCGCAAGATTCGCCAAACATTCAGGATAGAAAGTTTTAAGAACCACAAAAGCAGTTTTACACACACTGACTTAAACattttagaagaaattgctattacCTTGCTCACATAGTGTAGCAAACAGTGCCTTCTGTCCGTTCACAGATTATCTTTTGCTTGGAAATGCCGTGAGGGTAGCAAACGTTTGGTCCCTTTGTACGAGCATTGTCTcatctagaagaagaagactcaacTGTGAGCTACCAAATTTATGAAACTCAAGGTCGGACCAAAATCACTACGAAGATACATTTGTTATCATGTGCAAAAAGCAGGTTATTAGGTGGTTGTAAAAATGTGACCTCTTCTTCAAGTTTCTTTTTCTGAATAGCCTCATCCAGTATACATTTCAAAAAATTCAGCCATCGGcccaaatattatatttcgGTCAATATACTTCAACATTCATATACTAGATGGAAtctaataaatcaataaacagaaatcaaaatctataatattaaaatcGTCTCAGATCAATTAACTAGAATTTGAAGCATCgaaataaaatctgaaaacgAAACTAAAAATCTATTCTAAAACTTGATCCAAACATGAAAAAGTAACACATGTTAACAGAGATAACTTGAAGAATCTTACCCAATATCTATTGATCCATGAAAgtttaataagaataataatcaaatcataCAACTGGGAATAAAAAAGTATAAGACACATACAAATTCTTACTCACCTCTTCAAACTATACGTTATTTGATCCGGTCTTAGCTTAAAATCGTAGATGGATTCGATGATGATCACATTTGATTGGAAGATTTTTGCTACAAATCGTCACTTTTGATCAATCGTCTCTGTAAAAGTAAAGTTTTTCATCTTCTGGAAAAGTATCGGTGTTATTGTTTTCCTCCCTCTTTTTCACATGgtcgaaacaaaaaaaaaaaaaaaaacttaaagaggTCCGAAATATAATAGGAGGCCCATCAAAATGTGATTAAGCAAAATACGGGCCCAAAATACGTTGTTAGTTGTAAATATTATATCcctaaattttacttttaccttttacatatttcattattttcccactcttattatattatatttttttccactGGTATTTTTCAATTAGGAATATGTGAGATCAAATATGTTTTGCcctttttgttatatttttttacttaaccttatatttttttggtcaattatAATTGTAGtaattgaatttgtttattttattttaacaaacaCATCTAATTTGATGGAACTATTATCGAGTTAATCATTGACTTTGGTGGTGCCGATTTCCTCCAGTGAACATACCAATTGTTTTTTGctgtttcatttctttctttcttttgttttttttttcttttaatgagaaCTTCAACCAATACAAAGATGAggcttatataattttcaacaCAAGATCCATCTAAAAATATAATGGATTTCTATAATTATGGTCCCTAAAGACTTTGGGTTGAATTAAATTagacaattttatattttttccgAATTTAATATTATAGGTCTctcactatttttaataaaatacaaacaagtatatataaaaaaaacctcTATAGGTTTAGTTTACAAAAATTaacaccaaataatataaatctGCATGTGCCTAAAATAGTCTAAACCTAATTGcaaacttagtttttttaaaaacttaattccGTACGTGTACGTATGTGCGAGTCCAATCCCTAGTTATTAGTAAGTAGGctcacccccccccccccccNNNNNNNNNNNNNNNNNNNNNNNNNNNATCTACTTATTCACTCCAAAGACTTTGGAaccgaagaaagaagaagaattaaaatGGGATGGATCGATGTTTTATTGACAGTTTATTGGGAATTAGCCAAATTTATACTACTATGTGCAGTGTAAGATTACATATGAGAGATATTTATGCAACCATATGAATTTACCAAAGTTGTCAaagctttttttacttttgtataGAAGAAAAAGCATTCGATCTTTTAGAGAGATTCATATTGAATTAAGCTCatttttgaaatcaaatttatatgacaaatcataattcaaatatatacatcaaaatttcaaaattataagaaaattgcATGGATACTTGAAAATGAAATATTCCTTACATGtttttctatgtttgttttaaaacgATTTAAAACTTGTCGTGCCGAAGATAATGGGAAGTGACAAAGAAAACATCTTTAGATTAAAGAAACTGATTTAGATATAAAGCTACCTCACTTTTTGATTCCCTTTTtctagaacaaaacaaaattttcattttttcgacacaatgaaaaaatgaaaatagaaatttCATTGTCAACATATATCTGAACATGTAAGATGGGTccaaatataatttactttCAACTctctaatatttaaaataaaggtGTGATCAAAACTAGTGATGAGTAAAGGAAGTGATACACAAACATGTAGCATATATACTCCATAACATCATAATATGTATAACtagaggagatgatgatgtcTGGGTTATGGAGGAATGTGCCATTGATGATTGAAATAAGAAATACAAAACGAGTTTTATATATGgcctttttttaattatcaatgtaGTCTCGTTTACCCTCCCCTATGTAGACAATCTCCTCCTTCCATCTTGTTCTATGCATATCAAACATTTCTTTTTGaatacatttaattatattccacttttcttgcttttttttttgttctaatgaTAATGGTTTCGTAGATATCAAAAGCTCTCTTGGCTTTACCCATATCCCCTGTACATTTGGATAATGGATATCTCTCTAATCCATGGccatttctattaatttatttaaattataccCGCATATGTTAGAATATGGctttatgtataaattattcGTTATTCACCACAATGATATATTATTACAAGGATCTAATGTGCTAACAAacgattttatttaatttagaaatcccTAATAGAGAGGATGACGTTATTGGAAATAAATtcgaaagaaaatatataggtttacaaaaatactataaatataatGTTGCCATGCTGGGTAGAGGTTATGATCGTGGAGCTTGGTTCAATGTAGTCAATGTATGTAAAAAATTGATTGTGCTTGGCTTCGAAGCAATGACTTATATATCAAAGTAGCAAGACACAGTGTAAGATAATATAGAGTATAATATGCAAGTTTGTTCAAATGATGAGGTAtatagaaaacatgaaaccttCTTGACATCGTTTTCCACGCGTCAcgtgaaaacaaaaacgaaaaagaagcaaattaatattagggtttttcatgtttttttctcccaaaaaatATGGATTTAGTGAATATATTTGAACTGTTATTTTCgaagagttgatgatgaagttgtACTAAAAGGCATAGTAGTATGGAACTCTGTTCTTAGGTTATTAaatgattgatctcaatgaaTTAGTACTACAAGGCATAGTAGTATGGAACCACAGCTCATTGTTATAAACCACGGGCTATTAACTTGTTTTCTTCCACGGACATTAATGGACAGTACTAACCCCATACTCTCTCATACTTAATTGGACTACAgagaatataattaatgtgcaagaacaaaacttttttttttaaaatgcaaTCCCAAGAACTCAGTGCAAGCTAAGCTGCCCTATCAGATTTATATATTGTGCGCGCGGTTTAGAgattataaacaaataattactTCTTGAAACCAATGTGTATTTGTATCTGCATGCTTGCATGCAGAtttaactcttttgttttgttttcttactgCACTCTACATTCCTCTTGGGTTTATCATTGTCAAACCTAATTTTGTAATTCTATTATACTACTATAATCGAATATACTATATGATGGTAGACTGGTAGTATAGTGTAAAACGACATAATTAGTTAATTCTCGATATATTCAACATTCAtttgcttttggttttgatttcgtAACAAAAGTTTCTCTTTAGATATCAAGAGAATTGTACTACTCGGTTAATTTGATTCACCATAAGTTATCGACTATGATGGTATAATGTTTTAAACTCGAActattttttcatcaaaaaacaaaacaaaaaactcgaAGTATAACATGGTTAAGTTATCTTAACAGcataaaaatgtattaaaaatcgaaaataataaaaaagcaTAATAAATATGGTCCATTTGATGGATGCATACATATAATGGATGTTTGTAGAAAAAGTGTGTGCTGGCGCCGAATACACAAGAAGCAGGAAGAGCAGTGAAAAGGCTCCTCGCTTTCTAGTTTCTATCAGacaatttacttttttctttgatttccaacaaaattgtattaaatttgATGTTAATGAAAGAGCCTAATGACGACCATATGCACTGCAGCTGTACAAACAAAGGGCCCCCATTTGCAATTACGACCGCCCGAAATCTGCCATGAGAGTACACCAGTCATTatggtgcatatatatatatatatatatatgtgtgttaatTTAGATAAATATGATTAAGTTTCCAGACATAATTAGTTACCTAACCTGACTGATCTCCCAAATAGTTGAACAGTGTACTACTTACCTATCATTCCACGTtgaaaaactctgtttcttttgaAACCGAAACTGACATAGATGAGACTACCACTTTTACCTCATGATGAAATTATACTTAATGATGGATGTCATGGGAGTAAATAACTTAAACTAGtgttaaacacacacacacacacaaaaaaaacctaaattacaCCACTGATAGCACTTTTAAACcacaaaaattaatgaaaaacagAATATTCTTGAATGATACTTCGATATATTATTTAAGAGATGGTTGTACGTGGAGTGCAAGTacccaacaaaataaataaaaggtaGACTAGGAGGCATGCAATAAAGTTCTTTGTGAATTTTGAAAATGAAGTATAAACCTCTCATACATTTGGTATCATCAATTCACAGTTTTCAGTTTAAACtctttcataattcataaatcaTATCGCTAATCTTGAATATATAGAAAGTTGGTATCACAGAAATTGCTACACTCTTGACAtgcatatattatatgtttattaaatatactccacacacaaaaaaaaaaaaagaaaaaaaaagaaagagaagttaCAAATTGACAAATTGTTGTTAAATCCAATTAACAGACCGGCCACAAGAATAGATATTCACTTATTTCATATATAGGCCGATTTGTAAACCATTGTGtacaatattaaataaaattttaaaaagaattctaAATTAAAGGCTAAAGAATATTCGTTTCTAACTACATGTTTCTTCTTAGTTACTACTACGGCTTAAAAGTCGGTCTAAAGGATTCACATATCCCCCTAATTACATTGTGTGTGATTTTCATAGGAGATATTCGATGATTAAAGGATCACAACACATAAAAGAATTCGACCAAAATACGAGTTTGATTAAGGGAAACatagtttttaaattatgtttttttttgtcttctttcttacGTAAAGATAATTTGTGTTATAGAGATCTGAACTAGTGTTGGACTTACACCTATAACATTACTCATCTGTAATAAAACACGTCGTCCCTATAACATACGTACGTACGTGTATGTTAGACATAAGCATTAATATAAGGTTGAAGTTGATATACGAAAGACAAAAcgaaaaagaaggaagagaaaggCCTAACTTGTAGGCAGGAAGAGTGGTGGAAGTATGATGTAGAAAGAGCAAAGTGACATAAATGTATTCGttgtgttctttatttttgagACATAATCTTCCCCATTAATTCACTTCAATGTTCCTTCCTCTGCTTTCGGTCATTTTGCTATGCCCCATTTGTTTCTCAACTTTTCCGTGTTCAAGTTCaaccaattctttttttctttttccttggtattatttttttgttccaagTTCATGACGTCGAAGATACCTTCCTCACGATGACATCGGCACCGCACACTATATTCATAGACATTATTAATTTTGGTATATTACGTGTAAGGGAAATTAGTATTAGATTACTTGTAAGGCTGCCAATGGGCCGGGATTGAGTCAGACTAGGTAGTTATACAAGTGTATGTGTGGAGCACTCAAGAACTCTGCCTCTGAAGCCCTTTAACAATATATAGTATAGCCGCCTATCTGTATGTACTAGCGTTTAGGCCCACTAACACCTGATTTCATAAAAAAAGGAACGAATATGCACGGATCAAACCATTGGTTTCAAACCAGAGTACACAATTCAagtaattcttcttcttcttcttcttcctattgGTGGTATATGAgaattcattatatatacaacctcaaaagtcaaaagcattccacaaaaaatttcattttgaaatttttaagaatttagaTGAACTAGTATTTAGAACAGAAGatcaaaaacattaaacaaaatagaCTGCTACAGTCACACTCTCATATTCCAAAAAAAGCCAAAGGTGTCAAAATACCaacaaaaaaagggaagaagaaaaatgcaaATCCAACTAAAATCATCCGCAGAATTCAGACAGACAAGAAAACAGGGGTCTCTGCTTTAACCTAATCGTTATCTTTCTCAAAAAAAGACCATtccttttatgatcttcatacATCTAAGGCGGAATAAAGCCTAGCGTGCAGCAGCAGTGAGTTTTAGTTACTGTCTGAAACCGCCATCTTCTCACTCTTAACCCCATATGCTTCAAAGAACCTGTTACAATTCAAGATTCAACTAATTTAGTCGTTTGTAGCCAGACAATCAGAAAGAAAATGCTCGAACATGGCTGAGAATTTGAGAGTCTTACCCTCCAGAATCTGCATTTTTTGAGAAGGTGAAGTGGGGTGGCCGCTCAAAACTGGCCTCTTGGTGGCCTAGCCTCAGCCTCTGAGACTCTTATTTGTCTTCCATCCAAATCCTACAGAGAAGTAGTAACAGATGTTTTATCTTACTGTAAGAAGTACTGATCGAGTATTAtgcaaaa
The Camelina sativa cultivar DH55 chromosome 6, Cs, whole genome shotgun sequence genome window above contains:
- the LOC104791609 gene encoding cytokinin riboside 5'-monophosphate phosphoribohydrolase LOG4 — encoded protein: MEVNTETIQKSKFGRICVFCGSSQGKKSSYQDAAVDLGNELVLRNIDLVYGGGSIGLMGLVSQAVHDGGRHVIGVIPKTLMPKELTGETVGEVRAVADMHQRKAEMARHSDAFIALPGGYGTLEELLEVITWAQLGIHNKPVGLLNVDGYYNSLLSFIDKAVEEGFISPTARQIIISAPTAKDLVKKLEEYSPCHEIVATKLCWEIERIGYSSED